In a single window of the Flavobacterium sp. W4I14 genome:
- a CDS encoding HlyD family secretion protein (product_source=KO:K02005; cath_funfam=2.40.50.100; cog=COG1566; ko=KO:K02005; pfam=PF16576; superfamily=111369; transmembrane_helix_parts=Inside_1_6,TMhelix_7_29,Outside_30_446) has protein sequence MKLKHIIITVVAIIALLVILKLTGVIGGNKTEKVTTEKASDKTVVETVTASGKIQPETEVKLSSEVSGEVVELKVKEGDIVKAGQLLCKVRPDVLQSGYERTVATFNAQRASVAAAQQQLIQNQANFVNAEATYKRNVELFNKKVISASEFDAAKASYLTAKANLASAKENVTGAKFTLEQTGANVKEAGANLAKTTIYAPVDGVVSKLSIELGDRILGTSQMAGTEIMRISNLSSMEVNVDVNENDITRVKVGDKASIEVDAFSDKKFRGVVTEIASSSTAVGTAVSTSVDQVTNFSVKIRITEELAGKQQSIFRPGMSATVDIESESLTGLAIPIQAVFTDSGKSGDAGQNQGNQENTDKQKSKLTDKKVKQYVYAYDAKTKKVKKTEVTTGIQNDQFIIVKSGVKTGQEIVTGPYSAIQNKLKDGMIVEKTSKDQLFSKEAKK, from the coding sequence ATGAAACTGAAGCATATTATTATTACCGTAGTTGCTATCATAGCTCTCTTAGTTATACTAAAGCTAACCGGAGTTATAGGCGGGAACAAAACCGAAAAAGTAACTACAGAAAAAGCATCAGATAAAACTGTTGTTGAAACAGTTACTGCAAGTGGTAAAATTCAACCAGAAACTGAGGTTAAATTAAGTTCTGAAGTATCGGGAGAGGTAGTAGAATTAAAGGTAAAAGAAGGAGATATTGTTAAAGCAGGCCAATTGCTTTGTAAAGTACGTCCGGATGTTTTGCAATCGGGCTATGAAAGAACAGTTGCTACCTTTAATGCGCAAAGGGCTAGTGTGGCTGCAGCGCAACAGCAATTGATACAAAACCAGGCTAACTTTGTAAATGCAGAAGCAACTTACAAACGTAATGTAGAGCTTTTTAATAAAAAGGTAATTTCTGCATCAGAGTTCGATGCTGCTAAGGCGTCTTATTTAACTGCCAAAGCAAATCTGGCCAGTGCAAAAGAAAATGTAACCGGTGCTAAATTTACTTTAGAGCAAACAGGGGCAAATGTTAAAGAAGCTGGTGCAAACTTAGCTAAAACAACAATTTATGCTCCGGTTGATGGCGTGGTTTCAAAATTGTCAATTGAATTGGGAGACCGTATCTTAGGAACTTCGCAAATGGCAGGTACAGAAATTATGCGTATCTCTAACCTATCATCAATGGAAGTTAATGTTGATGTTAACGAAAACGATATTACCCGTGTTAAAGTTGGCGATAAAGCTTCGATTGAGGTTGACGCTTTCTCAGATAAAAAATTTAGAGGTGTAGTAACCGAAATTGCAAGTTCATCAACAGCTGTTGGTACTGCGGTATCTACTTCAGTAGATCAGGTAACCAATTTCTCTGTAAAAATTAGGATTACTGAAGAATTAGCGGGTAAACAACAATCTATTTTCCGCCCGGGCATGTCTGCAACAGTTGATATCGAAAGCGAATCGTTAACAGGTTTAGCTATTCCAATTCAGGCGGTATTTACTGATAGCGGTAAATCTGGCGATGCTGGTCAGAACCAGGGTAACCAGGAAAACACCGATAAGCAGAAATCTAAATTAACCGATAAAAAAGTAAAGCAATATGTTTATGCTTACGATGCTAAAACTAAAAAGGTTAAAAAGACAGAGGTAACCACAGGAATCCAAAATGACCAGTTCATTATCGTGAAATCTGGTGTTAAAACTGGCCAGGAAATTGTTACCGGTCCTTATTCTGCCATCCAAAATAAGTTAAAAGATGGAATGATTGTAGAAAAAACATCTAAAGACCAATTGTTTAGCAAAGAGGCTAAGAAGTAG